The nucleotide window GTTTCtcgattgtttacacacattttctgaaagaatgcctcatattctcagaactctacacacaaatcaaaacacacacacacacacacacacacacacacacacacagggcaaaacccctcaattctcctgcaaaatgaaactttacattcaaaacaatgttatttcttctcaaaatggtattatgttttcaaatgacatgcacaaaccatcatatgaatagacattcataagaaccagttgaacactgatgtgctcaatgtaaaacactatgatgaatggaaaacacttcttctccattcatcataatgacttaggcctttttttgttcagtgttacacttactacagacagtacatacataagtgtgttgtaaaatatttgagaatattgtttttatactcagaacacacatatacatggtaacaaatatattttatttgtcccacaaaaacaatgtacacagtgtacatcccattcccaaccaacaaagttgcacatacactacatacaaaaaacagaagaatttactgtacacagttacagtaaaaaaattttaaaaaaacaaaacaaaaaacaaactatgctgcatcctctcttctgttgcggtctggccacagcacctcatccacatcacaagcaatgttttccctGGCCAAGCAGTGGGGGAAATATCGCCTAGCATGGCGATTCcagccatgaaaagcatcagctgctatATCTCCACATGCATCCTCCATAGCTTGAAGAGGTATACGCGTTGGTGGATTTCGGTCATACACtttccatctccaggcagaaaaaaaaatcctcaataGGATTGAGGAATGGAGAATACGGAGGGAGATAAACAACTGAAAAGTGTGGGTGGGCAGTGAACCAGTTACGAACCAGAGCAGCCCTGTGGAAACTTACGTTGTCCCAAATGACAACGTACCTGAGCTGCTCTGGGCCATCTACCTGATCTGGTggaatgagtgtgttgtgtagggTGTCCAGGAATGTGATCAGATGGGCGGTGTTGTAGGGGCCAAGGGTAGCATGGTGATGGATGACGCCGTGGTGGGTAATTGCtgcacacattgtgatgttCCCTATGCGCTGGCCAGGGACTTCAACAATGGCACGCTGGCCGATGacattccttcccctcttttgtctttttgtgaggttgaacccaacctcatcaatgaagatgaactggtgctccactgcagccacctctagctcaaggactctctgaaacacacatgacaatatcagaaatagacatggagtggtcactattgtgaagcacaatcattatgattacaatattgaaatatg belongs to Micropterus dolomieu isolate WLL.071019.BEF.003 ecotype Adirondacks unplaced genomic scaffold, ASM2129224v1 scaffold_136, whole genome shotgun sequence and includes:
- the LOC123967198 gene encoding uncharacterized protein LOC123967198, giving the protein MVLENNAITLQQIQRKIIENNDIFQNIDRVSLSTLDRVFRRNHLRMKQVYRVPFERNSERVKELRYTYVQRVLELEVAAVEHQFIFIDEVGFNLTKRQKRGRNVIGQRAIVEVPGQRIGNITMCAAITHHGVIHHHATLGPYNTAHLITFLDTLHNTLIPPDQVDGPEQLRYVVIWDNVSFHRAALVRNWFTAHPHFSVVYLPPYSPFLNPIEDFFFCLEMESV